The Nitrospirales bacterium genome includes a window with the following:
- the murB gene encoding UDP-N-acetylmuramate dehydrogenase, which translates to MGRHRLFNQRMLQKTLHGIEGDIKFHEPLATYTSLQIGGPADVLVAPSRREDLCRLVRQAKTYNVPVLVLGGTNVLVREHGVRGVVVQLSHLTRMKIELKHMLYAEAGIRMPTLLGYAIRHSLSGLEWAAGIPGTVGGGVVTNAGTKLGQMSDVLKAIEVVTDTGRIKRVEAEDLSFAYRYARVPKRVILGAWFQLALATREHVQARTKDYLRYRKQTQPLTLPNAGSIFKNPRGTSAGSLIEETGLKGLQVGDAQVSSKHGNFIVNTGRAGAADVIRLIRNVRRIVFAKTGVRLQLELKIVGES; encoded by the coding sequence ATGGGACGACATCGCCTTTTCAATCAACGAATGCTTCAGAAAACGCTGCATGGGATTGAAGGCGACATTAAATTTCACGAGCCATTGGCGACCTATACATCGCTCCAGATCGGTGGCCCTGCCGATGTCTTGGTGGCGCCCTCTCGGCGAGAGGACCTTTGCCGGCTCGTGCGTCAAGCTAAAACGTACAACGTCCCTGTCCTTGTCTTGGGCGGGACCAACGTCTTGGTCAGAGAACACGGGGTGCGAGGGGTCGTAGTTCAGTTGAGCCATCTCACCCGAATGAAGATAGAGCTCAAACACATGCTCTATGCGGAGGCCGGCATACGGATGCCCACACTATTAGGTTATGCCATTCGCCATAGCCTGTCAGGTCTTGAATGGGCAGCAGGTATTCCGGGAACCGTTGGAGGAGGAGTGGTCACCAACGCCGGGACAAAGCTCGGGCAGATGAGTGATGTGCTGAAAGCGATCGAAGTCGTGACAGATACTGGACGTATTAAACGAGTTGAAGCGGAGGATCTATCGTTCGCGTATCGCTACGCTCGCGTCCCCAAGCGAGTCATCCTTGGAGCCTGGTTTCAATTGGCCTTGGCGACACGAGAGCATGTTCAAGCGCGGACGAAGGACTACCTCCGTTACCGGAAGCAGACGCAACCGCTCACCTTGCCCAATGCGGGATCCATTTTCAAGAATCCTCGAGGAACTTCGGCAGGGTCGCTGATTGAAGAAACGGGTCTGAAAGGTCTTCAAGTTGGAGATGCACAAGTGTCCTCCAAACATGGAAATTTCATCGTCAATACCGGACGGGCGGGAGCGGCTGACGTGATTCGTCTCATTCGAAACGTGCGGCGAATCGTCTTCGCCAAAACGGGCGTCAGATTACAGCTCGAGCTGAAGATAGTGGGAGAGTCCTAG
- the murC gene encoding UDP-N-acetylmuramate--L-alanine ligase: MFRKIQNIHFVGIGGSGMSGIAEVLLTLGYHVTGSDISQSETVRHLESIGGKVFIGHQESNVEDAQVVVVSSAVPDHNPEVRAAKARVIPVIPRAEMLAELMRLKFGVAIAGAHGKTTTTSMVATILAEAGLDPTFVVGGKVNAVGTHARLGRSDLLIAEADESDGSFLRLSPSIVVVTNLDREHLDYYGTMEGIQEAFLEFINKIPFYGLAILCADDEWIRGLLPRVTKRYQTYGLHDFSGVLTPDVYASDVRANDRAIEFRAHFRDKKLGPFRLPIPGAHNVSNALAAISVALELDVSIDLIRTGLAAFSGVERRFHIRGEKAGILVVDDYGHHPTEIRATLAASKSAWDRRVVAVFQPHRYTRTRDLIEEFARAFDLADVVYVTDIYSAGETEIPGVSGELVAEKIRSSGHPSVHWVNGAPDLVERVKSELRSGDIVITLGAGDIWKFGKDLLASVS; encoded by the coding sequence ATGTTCAGAAAAATTCAAAATATTCATTTTGTCGGTATCGGCGGTAGCGGTATGAGCGGTATCGCCGAGGTGTTGCTGACCCTGGGCTATCATGTGACTGGATCCGACATCAGTCAATCGGAAACGGTCAGGCATTTAGAGTCGATTGGGGGTAAAGTCTTTATCGGACACCAGGAGTCGAACGTCGAAGACGCTCAAGTCGTCGTCGTGTCCTCAGCTGTTCCTGATCATAATCCCGAAGTCAGGGCGGCAAAGGCCAGGGTCATTCCAGTTATCCCACGTGCTGAGATGTTAGCGGAATTGATGCGGTTGAAATTTGGCGTGGCTATCGCTGGTGCTCACGGAAAAACCACTACGACATCAATGGTCGCGACGATCTTGGCGGAAGCGGGGCTCGATCCCACCTTTGTCGTCGGCGGAAAAGTCAACGCGGTCGGGACCCATGCTCGACTGGGACGAAGCGATCTGCTGATTGCGGAAGCCGACGAGAGTGATGGATCTTTTTTGCGGCTTTCTCCATCGATCGTGGTGGTGACCAACCTGGATCGTGAGCATCTCGATTATTATGGCACGATGGAAGGGATCCAAGAGGCATTCCTGGAATTTATCAATAAAATTCCCTTTTACGGCCTGGCGATTCTCTGCGCGGATGATGAATGGATCCGAGGTCTTCTGCCGCGTGTCACAAAGAGATATCAAACCTACGGGTTGCATGATTTTTCCGGTGTCCTCACCCCAGATGTGTATGCCTCGGATGTCAGGGCAAACGACCGGGCCATCGAATTTCGCGCACATTTCCGGGACAAAAAATTGGGTCCCTTTCGTCTCCCTATTCCTGGCGCGCACAACGTATCGAATGCCTTGGCCGCGATTTCCGTGGCGCTGGAATTGGATGTCTCGATCGACCTGATACGTACCGGATTGGCGGCTTTCTCGGGCGTCGAACGGCGATTTCATATTCGTGGAGAGAAGGCGGGAATCTTGGTCGTGGATGATTACGGTCATCATCCGACAGAGATTCGCGCCACGCTTGCCGCTTCGAAATCGGCATGGGATCGACGTGTGGTAGCGGTGTTTCAGCCGCACCGGTATACGAGGACCCGCGACCTCATCGAAGAATTCGCTCGAGCCTTTGACTTGGCGGATGTCGTGTACGTGACGGACATCTACTCGGCTGGCGAGACCGAAATTCCCGGGGTTTCAGGGGAGCTTGTGGCCGAAAAAATTCGATCCTCCGGTCATCCATCCGTTCATTGGGTCAATGGCGCCCCTGACCTGGTCGAGCGGGTGAAGAGCGAACTGCGGTCGGGCGACATTGTCATCACGCTCGGAGCCGGAGATATCTGGAAATTCGGGAAAGACCTATTGGCGAGCGTGTCATAA
- the murG gene encoding undecaprenyldiphospho-muramoylpentapeptide beta-N-acetylglucosaminyltransferase, whose product MTGAQVNIVIAAGGTGGHLYPAIALAKEFQRQDRENMVTFIGSGKQLENSILAHEGFSVAHIHVKGIVGRGLWASLKNVCLLPKAVWQSMKILRDRSADLVIGTGGYFSPPVVCAAALLKIRRIIMEPNAVPGLANRVVGPIADRVFLAFDGAKHYFHEAKVRVVGTPVREEFFRETTARQQGGKDTLLVFGGSQGAKAINTAVIDALKASSIMRETFAVIHQTGEVDHERVKAAYASSGVDVEVVPFLYDMPQVLQAATLVVARSGAGTLAELAVCGKPSILVPYPHATHNHQEHNARAVEQTGAAVVILEAELTGQRLAHEIERLMSHPERLGEMGAKSFAGRKVDATALMIQECRDLMNAMV is encoded by the coding sequence ATGACAGGTGCTCAAGTGAACATCGTGATCGCGGCAGGGGGGACGGGAGGACATTTGTATCCGGCCATCGCTCTGGCGAAAGAATTTCAACGGCAGGATCGTGAGAATATGGTTACGTTTATCGGTTCGGGAAAGCAGTTGGAAAATTCCATTTTGGCCCATGAAGGGTTTTCGGTCGCTCACATTCATGTGAAGGGAATCGTTGGGCGAGGGCTTTGGGCCAGCTTAAAAAACGTGTGTTTACTGCCCAAAGCGGTTTGGCAATCGATGAAAATCTTGCGCGACCGTTCAGCGGACCTGGTCATTGGAACGGGTGGATATTTTAGCCCGCCCGTTGTGTGTGCCGCCGCACTTCTCAAAATTAGACGGATTATCATGGAACCCAATGCCGTCCCCGGGTTGGCCAATCGAGTAGTGGGACCGATCGCTGATCGAGTCTTTTTAGCGTTTGACGGTGCCAAACACTATTTTCATGAAGCCAAGGTTCGAGTCGTCGGAACTCCTGTCAGAGAAGAGTTCTTTCGTGAGACGACGGCACGGCAACAAGGCGGGAAAGACACCCTCTTGGTTTTCGGGGGAAGCCAGGGAGCCAAAGCGATTAATACGGCGGTCATTGATGCGTTGAAGGCCTCCTCCATCATGCGAGAAACCTTCGCAGTCATTCACCAGACAGGCGAGGTAGACCATGAACGAGTGAAGGCTGCCTATGCGTCATCTGGGGTCGACGTTGAGGTGGTTCCATTTCTGTATGACATGCCCCAAGTCCTGCAGGCAGCCACTCTTGTGGTTGCGCGTTCTGGGGCCGGCACGCTCGCGGAACTGGCCGTGTGCGGGAAGCCCTCAATCTTGGTCCCGTACCCGCACGCCACGCACAACCATCAGGAACACAATGCGAGAGCGGTGGAACAAACGGGCGCGGCAGTGGTCATCCTTGAAGCCGAACTCACTGGTCAACGCCTTGCTCACGAAATTGAACGTCTGATGAGTCACCCGGAGCGCTTGGGTGAGATGGGAGCAAAGAGTTTTGCCGGTCGAAAAGTTGACGCAACCGCGCTCATGATTCAGGAATGCCGGGATTTAATGAACGCAATGGTCTAA
- the ftsW gene encoding putative lipid II flippase FtsW, protein MAFRKKHLKSVTPHWRGLFEQPHRKSFFRSLDGVILGVTIVLALGGLIAVFSASGYTATERYDSPMTLFVLRQFLWLIMGVFLLLFLARLDYAAIRPYIPRILVGCMVLLAMVLLIGAESHGARRWLALPWFSVQPGELSKLVIVLYLASYLAKPDTRITTWQDGLFQPLLVVGVLCMLLVFEDFGTPVVLGTVLVCMLFLAGARMLHLSGIVCAVIPPAAWLVMSSPERWERLTSFLHPEVDPMGAGHQLRQSFLAFNNGGVFGQGLGAGGQKLGYLPEAHTDFVLSLIGEELGFIGTIGFLGLFVVLILKGFRVAAQAPDMFGRYLALGITLLIGVQVLMNAGVVSGLLPTKGLTLPLVSYGGSSLVTSLMAIGLLLSVARQREGRV, encoded by the coding sequence ATGGCGTTTCGAAAAAAACATCTGAAAAGCGTGACCCCTCATTGGAGGGGGCTCTTCGAACAACCGCATCGGAAAAGTTTTTTCCGCTCTCTCGATGGAGTCATCCTGGGAGTGACGATTGTGCTGGCGCTCGGAGGGCTGATTGCCGTCTTTAGCGCCAGTGGGTACACCGCGACGGAACGGTATGATTCTCCGATGACTTTGTTCGTCCTCAGGCAATTCCTCTGGTTGATCATGGGGGTTTTTCTGTTGCTGTTTCTGGCTCGATTGGACTATGCGGCTATACGCCCCTATATCCCTCGTATTCTAGTGGGATGCATGGTTCTTCTGGCGATGGTGTTGCTGATTGGGGCGGAGAGCCATGGGGCCCGACGCTGGCTTGCATTGCCATGGTTCTCGGTGCAGCCGGGAGAGTTGAGTAAACTGGTGATTGTCCTCTATCTGGCCAGTTATCTCGCGAAACCCGACACGCGCATCACGACATGGCAAGATGGCTTGTTCCAACCGCTTCTCGTAGTCGGGGTACTCTGCATGTTGTTGGTGTTCGAAGATTTCGGCACGCCGGTCGTCCTGGGTACGGTGCTCGTGTGCATGTTGTTTCTGGCCGGAGCCCGCATGCTTCATCTCTCCGGGATTGTGTGCGCGGTGATCCCGCCCGCCGCCTGGCTGGTCATGAGTTCCCCGGAACGCTGGGAACGTTTAACCAGTTTTTTGCATCCTGAAGTTGACCCTATGGGGGCGGGTCATCAGCTCCGTCAATCGTTCCTCGCCTTTAACAACGGGGGAGTCTTCGGACAGGGGTTGGGGGCGGGAGGGCAAAAACTTGGCTATCTTCCCGAGGCCCACACAGATTTCGTGCTGTCTTTAATCGGAGAAGAGCTGGGGTTTATTGGCACGATTGGTTTTCTCGGATTGTTTGTCGTGCTGATCCTGAAAGGCTTTCGGGTTGCGGCGCAAGCGCCTGACATGTTTGGCAGGTATTTGGCTCTTGGCATCACCCTGTTGATTGGCGTGCAAGTGCTCATGAATGCGGGGGTGGTGAGTGGTCTGTTGCCCACGAAGGGGCTCACGCTGCCATTGGTCAGTTATGGCGGGTCTTCCCTGGTTACGAGCTTGATGGCGATCGGGTTGTTACTGAGCGTGGCGCGGCAACGGGAAGGAAGGGTGTAA
- the murD gene encoding UDP-N-acetylmuramoyl-L-alanine--D-glutamate ligase — protein sequence MLAIVEPAHTMTASNQEVTPDLSGKSCVVIGMGKSGVAAARLLKAIDAVVTVVDEHETEPIRETEAALAKESIRCLTGKMWRTALEQAEWIVLSPGVPVNLPELVLAREQGIPIVGEMELASWFLNIPIISITGTNGKSTTVRLIGEFLQASGKHVFVGGNLGIPLCEAVLAQRASSHGAGSSEQLYEYAVVEASSFQLETIQRFRPWIAAILNVTPDHLDRHATFEEYFEAKWKIFENQTREDFAIINADDSLLAVRAGMMAGTVMAFSLRGTLPAGVWLEGSTVMARVHGQAHEVVRREDIALRGVHNLANVLAATVVGLLCGCPLEDLRRVMKSFQGTEHVLEYVRTYQGVKYYNDSKGTNVDATQKALASFDEPVILIIGGKDKGGDFGLLGDRIRQHVKAVVAIGEATKRITRSLAGIKSVEAMGSLQEAVRYAQRMASAGDVVLFSPSCSSFDMFRNYDHRGKEFKRLVHELPDIG from the coding sequence ATGTTGGCAATCGTAGAACCTGCACACACGATGACGGCTTCCAATCAAGAAGTGACTCCAGATCTTTCCGGTAAATCCTGTGTGGTGATCGGCATGGGAAAAAGCGGAGTGGCTGCGGCTCGACTACTCAAAGCCATCGATGCCGTTGTGACTGTTGTGGACGAGCATGAGACTGAACCCATACGTGAGACTGAGGCGGCGTTGGCGAAAGAATCCATCCGCTGTCTAACAGGAAAAATGTGGCGTACCGCTCTCGAACAGGCCGAGTGGATCGTCCTGAGTCCAGGCGTTCCCGTCAATCTTCCCGAGCTTGTGCTCGCGAGGGAACAGGGTATTCCCATCGTTGGCGAAATGGAGTTGGCAAGCTGGTTTCTGAATATCCCGATCATCTCTATCACAGGGACCAACGGCAAGAGCACGACCGTAAGGCTTATAGGCGAATTTTTGCAAGCCAGCGGGAAGCATGTGTTTGTCGGAGGCAATCTTGGCATTCCTCTTTGTGAAGCAGTCCTTGCGCAGAGAGCAAGCTCTCACGGAGCGGGTTCTTCTGAGCAACTCTACGAGTATGCTGTCGTCGAAGCCTCTAGCTTTCAACTTGAGACGATTCAACGATTTAGACCCTGGATTGCCGCGATCTTAAATGTCACGCCCGATCATCTTGATCGTCATGCCACCTTCGAGGAATATTTCGAGGCCAAGTGGAAGATCTTTGAGAATCAAACGCGTGAAGATTTCGCGATCATCAATGCTGATGATTCTCTTCTTGCCGTTCGCGCAGGCATGATGGCTGGAACGGTTATGGCGTTCAGCCTTCGCGGAACCTTGCCGGCCGGGGTGTGGCTTGAGGGTTCGACCGTGATGGCGCGGGTTCACGGTCAGGCCCATGAAGTGGTCCGTCGTGAAGACATCGCACTTCGCGGTGTGCATAATTTGGCGAATGTTCTCGCCGCCACGGTGGTTGGTCTCTTGTGTGGATGTCCTCTGGAAGACTTGCGCCGGGTCATGAAATCGTTTCAAGGGACTGAGCATGTCTTGGAATACGTTCGCACGTATCAGGGGGTCAAATATTACAACGACTCGAAGGGGACGAATGTTGACGCGACACAAAAAGCGCTGGCGAGTTTTGATGAGCCGGTCATCCTGATCATTGGAGGAAAAGATAAAGGCGGTGATTTTGGTCTGCTTGGTGATCGCATTCGGCAACACGTGAAAGCCGTCGTCGCGATCGGAGAAGCCACGAAACGAATCACCCGCTCGTTAGCCGGGATCAAGTCTGTCGAGGCGATGGGGAGTTTGCAGGAAGCCGTGAGGTATGCGCAGCGCATGGCGAGTGCGGGGGATGTCGTCCTGTTTTCTCCGTCGTGTTCGAGCTTCGATATGTTTAGAAATTACGATCATCGCGGCAAAGAGTTTAAGCGTCTCGTTCACGAGTTGCCGGACATCGGTTGA
- the mraY gene encoding phospho-N-acetylmuramoyl-pentapeptide-transferase, translating to MLYLWLYPLHTDYAIFNVFRYLSFRIIYATITAFLIAFVLAPPMIKKFQELGIGQRVRDDGPSGHLGKTGTPTMGGILIIFSVLLTTLLWADIRNLYVWLVMLAIVGFGLVGFVDDYIKILRGRSKGLSPAQKLICQVAVALAIAMFFYFSPGYSTQLSVPFFKNFNPDLGLLYIPFAILVIVGCSNAVNLTDGLDGLAIGPTIIAAVAYTVVAWAVGNKLVSDYLLIPYVDGAGELAVLTASIVGSSLGFLWFNTYPASVFMGDVGSLPLGSALGTVAVVCKHELLLLLVGGVFVMEAVSVIFQVLSYKSRGKRIFLMAPLHHHFEMKGWEEPKVVVRLWIIAFILCLLAVSTLKLR from the coding sequence ATGCTGTATCTTTGGCTCTATCCGCTGCACACCGATTACGCAATTTTCAATGTGTTTCGATACTTAAGTTTTCGCATAATTTACGCCACGATTACGGCGTTTCTTATCGCGTTTGTGCTGGCTCCGCCCATGATCAAAAAGTTTCAAGAATTAGGGATTGGGCAACGAGTGAGGGATGATGGGCCGAGCGGGCACCTGGGAAAAACCGGAACGCCGACGATGGGTGGCATTCTCATCATTTTTTCGGTGCTGTTAACGACGTTGTTATGGGCGGATATCAGGAATCTCTATGTGTGGTTGGTGATGCTCGCGATCGTCGGGTTCGGTCTTGTCGGATTTGTCGATGATTACATCAAGATTCTGAGAGGGCGATCGAAGGGATTGTCTCCGGCGCAAAAGCTGATCTGTCAGGTGGCTGTCGCGCTGGCCATCGCCATGTTTTTTTATTTCTCTCCCGGGTACTCAACGCAGTTGAGCGTCCCGTTCTTTAAGAATTTCAACCCTGATCTTGGCCTGTTGTACATCCCCTTTGCCATCCTGGTCATCGTCGGCTGCTCGAACGCGGTAAACCTCACGGATGGACTCGATGGGCTGGCGATTGGACCTACGATCATCGCGGCGGTGGCCTACACCGTGGTGGCCTGGGCGGTCGGCAACAAGCTGGTTTCTGATTATTTGTTGATTCCGTACGTGGATGGTGCCGGGGAACTGGCGGTCCTGACCGCGTCAATCGTGGGATCGAGCCTGGGATTTCTGTGGTTCAACACGTATCCGGCATCGGTCTTTATGGGGGACGTCGGGTCTTTGCCACTTGGGTCGGCCCTGGGGACGGTGGCGGTCGTGTGTAAGCATGAACTGTTGCTTTTGCTGGTCGGCGGTGTGTTCGTCATGGAGGCCGTGTCTGTCATTTTTCAAGTACTCTCGTATAAATCGCGGGGGAAACGAATCTTCCTCATGGCGCCCCTCCATCATCATTTCGAGATGAAGGGGTGGGAAGAGCCTAAGGTGGTCGTGAGGCTCTGGATTATCGCGTTTATTCTCTGTCTGTTAGCTGTCAGTACGCTCAAGCTTCGGTAG
- a CDS encoding UDP-N-acetylmuramoyl-tripeptide--D-alanyl-D-alanine ligase has product MASFTMEEILQATGGQLLWAPSRVRVRRVSTDSRQVRKGDLFVALTGPNFDGHHFVKHAFRDGAVGAVISQASWSTVSPWIRRYRPRDTSVRPFIIGVDDPLVGFQEIASLHRRRFSIPLVSVTGSNGKTTAKEMVAHVLATKWRALKTQGNFNNSIGVPHTLLRMTHGYEVAVIEMGVDQEGQTTRLCEIAQPTIGVITNVGPDHLEFFGTIDASARAKAELLPALPSHGIAVLNADDAYFKQFARKAKCRVLSYGFSSHAQVRASDVDTDRRGSCFRLHLPERTRSIQVQLRVPGQHNISNALAGAAVGHALGVSGADIARGLSKTRPASMRSEIYRVQGVTYLYDCYNANPASMKAAIDLLMELSQGQRSIAVLGEMRELGKGESAFHREIGRYAARKNISCLLTCGPLGKELAAGARRNGMPASSVFALDEVIDAARTLKRLVRPRDVVLLKASRGVQLENVLDFMDSSRTRGDGVVST; this is encoded by the coding sequence ATGGCGTCCTTCACGATGGAAGAAATTCTTCAAGCAACGGGCGGGCAACTCTTATGGGCGCCCTCGCGCGTGCGGGTACGCAGGGTTTCGACGGATTCCCGTCAGGTACGAAAGGGCGATCTGTTTGTCGCGCTCACGGGACCCAATTTTGATGGCCATCATTTCGTGAAACATGCGTTTCGAGATGGCGCGGTCGGGGCGGTGATCTCACAGGCATCCTGGTCAACCGTGTCTCCATGGATTCGTCGATATCGTCCTCGTGATACGTCCGTCCGTCCTTTTATCATAGGGGTGGATGATCCTCTCGTCGGGTTCCAAGAGATCGCCTCATTGCACCGCCGCCGGTTCTCTATTCCTCTTGTTTCCGTAACCGGTAGCAATGGCAAGACGACAGCGAAAGAAATGGTCGCTCATGTGCTTGCCACAAAGTGGCGAGCACTGAAAACCCAGGGAAATTTCAACAATAGCATCGGAGTCCCTCATACCCTGTTGCGGATGACGCATGGATATGAGGTAGCGGTGATTGAAATGGGGGTTGACCAAGAAGGGCAAACGACCCGTTTGTGTGAGATCGCTCAGCCCACGATCGGTGTGATCACGAATGTCGGGCCTGATCACCTGGAATTTTTTGGGACGATTGATGCTTCTGCTCGAGCGAAGGCTGAATTATTGCCGGCTCTTCCGTCTCATGGCATTGCCGTCTTAAATGCGGACGATGCCTATTTCAAACAATTCGCGCGGAAAGCCAAATGCCGGGTGTTGTCGTATGGGTTTTCCTCGCATGCGCAGGTGAGAGCGAGTGATGTGGATACCGATCGTCGGGGCTCCTGTTTTCGGCTCCATCTTCCTGAGCGGACCCGTTCGATTCAGGTCCAACTTCGAGTTCCTGGGCAACACAATATCTCGAATGCGCTTGCCGGCGCGGCGGTAGGTCATGCCTTGGGGGTTTCAGGCGCAGACATCGCTCGTGGTTTGTCGAAAACCCGTCCGGCATCGATGCGTTCCGAAATATATCGTGTGCAGGGAGTCACCTATTTATACGACTGTTATAACGCCAACCCGGCTTCCATGAAGGCGGCCATCGATTTACTGATGGAATTGTCTCAAGGACAGAGGTCCATCGCGGTTCTTGGGGAAATGCGTGAGTTGGGAAAAGGTGAATCGGCCTTTCATCGAGAAATCGGACGCTATGCCGCCAGGAAAAACATTTCTTGCCTGCTCACGTGTGGTCCGCTCGGCAAGGAATTGGCCGCTGGCGCAAGACGGAACGGCATGCCGGCGTCATCCGTTTTTGCTCTCGATGAGGTTATCGATGCCGCAAGAACCTTGAAGCGTCTCGTTCGTCCTCGGGACGTTGTTTTGCTCAAAGCCTCTCGAGGCGTGCAGTTGGAAAACGTGTTGGACTTCATGGATTCGTCTCGTACGCGGGGCGATGGAGTCGTGAGCACATGA
- a CDS encoding UDP-N-acetylmuramoyl-L-alanyl-D-glutamate--2,6-diaminopimelate ligase — protein MTIAELIQPLHPLDVHGDLDREVLDVTDDSRRVRQGSLFVAVRGTQVDGHEFARQACLDGAVGVVLEESPMARRIGQVTAIDMTKPTITVRNSKEALGCLASRLHGDPSLHLNMVGVTGTNGKTTVTHLIRALLDNFGEKTGVIGTVGYFIGADFYPASHTTPGAVQLQELLARMVEAGLDTAILEVSSHALALGRVSGCEFDVAVFTNLTQDHLDFHADMQEYFEAKQRLFTDLLPPNRKTPPKRAVVNIDDEWGIKLAGQCSVPVWTYGIRHEADIQAHEIVSTLDGTQFRVTTPTGEWLIRSQLVGEHNVYNILSAIAVALEFGMSSDLIVASIASVKNVPGRFERITQGQDFTVIVDYAHTEDALLRVLLTAQSLKRSKIITVFGCGGDRDTGKRPKMGQVAVRHSDLAILTSDNPRTEDPMTILNGIEEGILKIPKSIRSDYRMIPDRREAIEAAIAAAEPGDIVLIAGKGHEDYQIVGTERLNFDDRQVAREALQHRVRVK, from the coding sequence ATGACCATCGCGGAATTGATTCAACCTCTTCACCCTCTTGACGTTCATGGAGACTTGGATCGTGAAGTGCTCGATGTCACCGATGATTCTCGGCGGGTCAGGCAGGGCAGTCTCTTTGTGGCGGTGAGGGGGACGCAAGTGGATGGTCACGAGTTCGCCCGGCAAGCTTGCCTGGACGGGGCGGTTGGGGTCGTACTTGAGGAGAGTCCCATGGCTCGGCGGATCGGCCAGGTGACGGCCATCGACATGACGAAGCCGACCATCACTGTCAGGAATTCCAAGGAAGCGCTCGGGTGTCTGGCTTCTCGCCTGCACGGGGATCCTTCTCTCCATCTCAATATGGTGGGTGTGACTGGCACGAACGGGAAGACCACGGTCACTCATTTAATCCGGGCGCTTTTAGACAATTTTGGGGAAAAAACCGGCGTCATCGGAACGGTGGGATATTTTATCGGGGCTGATTTCTATCCGGCTTCGCATACGACTCCAGGGGCCGTTCAACTACAAGAACTCCTTGCCCGTATGGTTGAGGCTGGTCTGGACACGGCAATCTTGGAGGTCTCGTCTCACGCGTTGGCCTTGGGGCGGGTATCTGGCTGTGAATTTGATGTCGCCGTGTTCACGAATCTCACGCAAGATCATCTGGATTTTCATGCCGACATGCAAGAGTATTTTGAGGCGAAACAACGGCTCTTCACGGACCTCTTGCCGCCCAATCGTAAAACGCCACCCAAGCGAGCCGTGGTCAATATCGATGATGAATGGGGCATCAAACTCGCGGGACAGTGTTCTGTTCCGGTCTGGACATACGGTATTCGTCATGAAGCCGATATTCAAGCCCATGAAATCGTCAGCACGCTCGATGGGACCCAATTTCGAGTGACGACTCCCACAGGCGAATGGCTCATCAGGAGTCAATTGGTCGGAGAGCATAATGTCTACAACATCCTTTCGGCCATCGCCGTGGCCCTAGAATTTGGAATGTCTTCCGACCTCATTGTTGCGTCCATTGCTTCAGTCAAGAATGTTCCGGGCCGGTTTGAGCGAATTACCCAGGGGCAGGACTTTACGGTGATCGTGGATTATGCCCATACCGAAGACGCCTTGTTGCGGGTCCTCTTGACTGCGCAATCACTCAAGCGCTCCAAGATTATTACGGTATTCGGGTGTGGCGGGGATCGTGACACCGGCAAGCGCCCCAAAATGGGACAAGTGGCCGTGCGGCACAGCGATCTCGCGATCTTGACCTCGGACAATCCCCGCACCGAGGACCCGATGACGATCCTCAACGGGATCGAAGAAGGCATTTTGAAAATTCCCAAATCCATCCGCTCGGACTATCGCATGATTCCCGATCGCCGGGAGGCCATCGAAGCCGCCATTGCGGCGGCCGAGCCTGGCGACATCGTGTTAATCGCCGGAAAAGGCCACGAAGATTATCAGATTGTCGGAACGGAGCGATTGAATTTTGATGATCGCCAGGTGGCGCGTGAAGCCCTTCAGCACCGGGTTCGTGTGAAGTAG